A window of Primulina huaijiensis isolate GDHJ02 chromosome 9, ASM1229523v2, whole genome shotgun sequence contains these coding sequences:
- the LOC140984575 gene encoding protein DOWNY MILDEW RESISTANCE 6-like: METKVISGIQFSRLPASYIRPEHERPKLSEVMECENVPVIDLGCEDKSLTIKEIGHACQEYGFFQVINHGVSMEAVNRVLEVAHEFFSLPVEEKMKLYSDDPSKTMRLSTSFNVKKETVHNWRDYLRLHCYPLDKYVPEWPSLPSSFKDVVSNYCNEVRQLGLRLQEAISESLGLDKDNLKNILGEQGQHMAINYYPACPEPELTYGLPAHTDPNALTILLQDLHVAGLQVLKNGKWMAIKPHPHAFVINIGDQLQALSNGKYKSVWHRAVVNAAVPRLSVASFLCPCDSSIISAPKSLTSSGEPTIYRDFTYTEYYKKFWSRNLDQEHCLELFKN, from the exons ATGGAAACAAAAGTCATCAGCGGTATCCAGTTCTCCCGCCTTCCAGCTAGCTATATCCGTCCGGAACATGAGAGGCCGAAATTGTCTGAAGTTATGGAATGCGAAAATGTTCCAGTCATTGACTTGGGATGTGAAGATAAAAGCTTAACCATCAAAGAAATAGGCCATGCTTGTCAAGAATATGGCTTCTTCCAG GTGATCAATCATGGAGTATCCATGGAAGCTGTGAATAGAGTCCTAGAGGTGGCTCATGAATTTTTTAGTTTACCAGTGGAAGAGAAGATGAAATTATACTCTGATGATCCTTCCAAAACAATGAGACTGTCTACAAGTTTTAATGTGAAAAAGGAGACAGTTCACAACTGGAGGGACTATCTCAGGCTTCACTGTTATCCCTTGGATAAATACGTCCCTGAGTGGCCTTCGCTTCCCTCTTCTTTTAa GGATGTTGTAAGCAATTATTGCAATGAGGTTCGACAACTTGGATTGAGGTTGCAGGAAGCTATATCAGAGAGCCTAGGTTTAGATAAAGACAACTTGAAGAACATATTAGGAGAACAAGGTCAACATATGGCCATTAATTATTATCCGGCCTGCCCAGAACCGGAGCTGACATATGGATTACCGGCCCATACAGATCCAAATGCTCTCACCATTCTCCTTCAAGATTTGCATGTTGCTGGGCTTCAAGTCCTTAAAAATGGGAAATGGATGGCAATAAAACCCCACCCCCATGCTTTTGTCATCAACATTGGTGATCAACTTCAG GCGCTGAGTAATGGAAAGTACAAAAGTGTTTGGCATCGCGCCGTGGTAAATGCAGCTGTACCAAGACTCTCCGTAGCCTCCTTCCTCTGTCCATGTGATAGTTCAATCATTAGTGCACCAAAATCTCTTACAAGCTCAGGGGAGCCAACTATTTATCGAGATTTCACATACACTGAGTATTACAAGAAATTCTGGAGCAGAAACTTGGATCAGGAACACTGTTTGGAACTTTTCAAGAACTAG
- the LOC140985413 gene encoding LOB domain-containing protein 19-like encodes MNICGGGDDQSTGGGGGVGPCGACKFLRRKCLKGCIFAQYFDSDQGTAHFAAVHRVFGASNASKLLLRIPPHRRFDAVITLCYEALARVRDPVHGCVGHVFSLQQQVVNLQAELAYIQARISTLQRFSLLLPSLSSSNFHSSSKLVQTSMEMVSFHDQEEDFIDKNEGDELHSLAREYVARHFPAVRVRPPCSK; translated from the exons ATGAATATTTGTGGGGGCGGCGACGATCAAAGCACTGGAGGTGGGGGCGGCGTTGGGCCTTGCGGTGCTTGCAAGTTTCTGAGGAGGAAATGCTTGAAGGGTTGCATTTTCGCTCAGTATTTCGACTCAGACCAGGGCACCGCTCACTTTGCGGCGGTTCACAGGGTGTTTGGTGCTAGCAATGCCTCGAAGTTGCTGCTCAGAATCCCGCCGCACCGCCGGTTTGATGCGGTGATCACTCTTTGTTATGAGGCGCTGGCTAGGGTTAGGGACCCTGTTCATGGCTGTGTGGGCCATGTTTTCTCTCTTCAACAACAG GTGGTAAATTTACAGGCAGAGTTGGCATACATCCAAGCTCGTATATCAACCCTTCAACGTTTCTCCTTGCTGCTTCCCAGTCTTTCGTCCTCCAACTTTCATTCCTCGTCGAAACTTGTTCAAACGTCGATGGAGATGGTTAGTTTCCACGATCAAGAAGAGGACTTCATCGACAAGAATGAGGGCGACGAACTACATTCGCTTGCTCGGGAATATGTTGCGAGACACTTTCCAGCAGTTAGAGTTAGGCCTCCATGTTCGAAATGA